A part of Bremerella cremea genomic DNA contains:
- a CDS encoding DUF1501 domain-containing protein, which yields MLDRRKFLGHSATGLGSIALAAILAQEKLLAESGEGGRAVSGRSPIRPKIDPGQPFAPRTSHFPAAAKNVLVIFCSGACSQVDTFDYKPELIKRHGQPMPGADKLVTFQGEQGNLTKSPWKFRPRGQSGKMISDLVPHLGDLADDICFLHSVTGKTNTHGPGENFMSTGFTLDGFPSMGAWATYALGSENQNLPAYVAIPDPRGTPQASVNNWGPGFLPAAFQGTDFNANQPIRNLQRPASIDPHRDAATRDFLNELNARHLEQFPGDSELAARISSYELAARMQMTVPEVSDISTESPATLKMYGADDPENKLKAAYARNCILARRLIEQGVRFVQLFNGAYQTGGEGVSNWDGHKSLEAQYSKHGPVLDQPTAALIKDLKQRGLLEDTLVVWCTEFGRMPTFQKGASGRDHNPDGFTCWLAGAGVKAPFTYGATDEFGYKAMENVVEVYDFHATILHLLGLDHERLTYYYNGLERRLTDVHGHVIRDILAT from the coding sequence ATGCTGGACCGACGCAAGTTCCTCGGTCACAGCGCGACCGGTTTAGGCAGCATCGCGTTGGCAGCCATCTTGGCTCAAGAGAAGCTATTGGCTGAGAGCGGCGAGGGGGGACGTGCGGTTAGCGGCAGGTCGCCCATTCGTCCTAAGATCGATCCTGGCCAGCCGTTTGCCCCACGCACGTCGCACTTTCCCGCAGCGGCCAAGAATGTGCTGGTCATCTTCTGCTCAGGGGCGTGCAGCCAGGTCGATACGTTCGATTACAAGCCAGAACTTATTAAGCGGCATGGGCAACCGATGCCAGGGGCGGACAAGCTGGTCACCTTTCAAGGCGAGCAAGGCAACCTCACGAAAAGCCCGTGGAAGTTTCGCCCACGCGGGCAATCGGGCAAGATGATTTCGGACCTGGTCCCTCACTTGGGAGACTTGGCGGACGACATCTGCTTTCTGCATTCGGTGACGGGCAAGACGAATACACATGGCCCCGGCGAAAACTTTATGTCGACTGGATTCACGCTAGACGGGTTTCCGAGCATGGGGGCTTGGGCCACTTACGCCCTAGGCAGTGAAAACCAAAACTTGCCTGCGTATGTGGCCATTCCTGACCCACGTGGTACGCCTCAGGCCTCGGTCAATAACTGGGGCCCTGGCTTCTTGCCGGCTGCTTTTCAAGGAACCGATTTCAACGCGAATCAACCGATTCGAAACCTGCAGCGTCCCGCTTCGATCGATCCCCACAGGGACGCCGCCACACGTGATTTTTTGAATGAGTTGAACGCCCGGCATTTAGAGCAGTTCCCTGGCGACAGTGAATTGGCGGCGCGGATTTCCAGCTACGAGTTGGCCGCACGCATGCAGATGACCGTGCCGGAGGTGAGCGACATCTCTACGGAATCGCCAGCCACGCTCAAGATGTACGGGGCGGATGATCCCGAAAACAAATTGAAAGCCGCCTATGCCCGCAACTGCATTTTGGCTCGCCGATTGATTGAACAGGGCGTGCGATTCGTGCAGCTTTTCAACGGCGCCTATCAAACCGGGGGAGAAGGGGTGAGCAATTGGGACGGGCACAAATCGCTGGAAGCTCAGTATAGCAAGCATGGGCCGGTGCTCGATCAGCCAACCGCCGCCCTGATTAAAGACCTCAAGCAGCGCGGGCTGCTGGAAGATACGCTGGTGGTCTGGTGTACCGAATTCGGTCGTATGCCTACCTTCCAAAAAGGTGCCAGCGGTCGCGATCACAACCCCGATGGTTTCACCTGTTGGCTGGCCGGGGCTGGGGTGAAAGCTCCGTTCACTTACGGGGCAACCGACGAGTTTGGTTATAAAGCGATGGAGAACGTCGTCGAAGTTTACGACTTCCACGCGACGATTTTGCATCTACTGGGGCTCGATCACGAACGGCTGACCTACTACTACAACGGCCTGGAACGCCGCCTGACCGATGTGCATGGTCACGTGATCCGTGATATCTTGGCAACGTAA
- the katG gene encoding catalase/peroxidase HPI: MPIFTQFKRALASCAMLCFASSAFGDDVRLAPSGTSTASKCPVTGAINFFTTAAAAHTSEQESPEAEMDHSKRGTTNRDWWPNQLDLSILRQNAPMSNPMGDKFNYAEEFNKLDLAEVKKDIKTLMTDSQEWWPADYGHYGPLFIRMAWHSAGTYRVTDGRGGASDGTQRFAPLNSWPDNANLDKARRLLWPIKQKYGKKISWADLMVLTGNCALESMGFETYGFAGGREDVWEPQQDIYWGPENEWLGGKRYEAEKGELENPLGATQMGLIYVNPEGPKGEPNPMEAAKAIRETFGRMAMNDEETVALIAGGHTFGKAHGAAPPAGHVGPEPEGASIEMMGLGWKNNFGKGNGDDTITSGLEGAWTTTPTEWSHGYFENLFGYDWELTKGSGGAHQWKPKDKSAEGTVPDAHDPNKSHAPMMFTTDIALKTDPAYAKISKRFHDNPEEFKKAFSKAWYKLTHRDMGPHSRCLGPEVPEPQIWQDPVPVADYKMIDAQDVASLKQAILDTDIPVSDLVSTAWASAASFRASDNRGGANGARIRLAPQKDWKANDPEMTAAVINKLEQVQQEFNRTHKSSNKQVSLADLIVLGGCAAVEKAAQAAGHDVTVPFSPGRTDTTAELTDAASFAPLEPTADGFRNYLAPGHRRSAEKLLVDKANLLSLTAPEMTVLVGGLRVLNANTGDSPHGVLTDKPETLSNDFFVNILDMDTTWSKSADDENIFVGKDRKTGQAKWTGTRVDLIFGSNSELRALSEVYGSEDAQEKFVHDFVAAWNKVMNLDRFDLDQSARMGSSL, encoded by the coding sequence ATGCCGATCTTCACCCAGTTTAAACGCGCATTGGCGAGTTGTGCGATGCTTTGCTTCGCTTCATCCGCCTTTGGCGACGACGTTCGTCTCGCCCCCTCAGGCACATCCACCGCGAGCAAGTGCCCTGTTACCGGTGCGATTAACTTTTTCACCACAGCAGCCGCTGCACACACCTCCGAACAAGAGAGCCCCGAAGCAGAAATGGATCACAGCAAGCGAGGCACCACCAACCGCGATTGGTGGCCCAATCAGTTAGACCTGAGCATCCTGCGCCAAAACGCCCCCATGAGCAATCCCATGGGAGATAAGTTCAACTACGCCGAAGAGTTCAACAAACTTGATTTGGCAGAAGTTAAAAAAGATATCAAGACCTTGATGACCGACTCGCAAGAGTGGTGGCCGGCCGATTATGGTCATTACGGCCCGCTGTTCATTCGCATGGCCTGGCACAGTGCGGGAACCTACCGCGTGACCGATGGTCGTGGAGGTGCTTCGGACGGTACGCAGCGTTTCGCTCCTTTGAACAGTTGGCCTGACAACGCCAACCTCGACAAGGCTCGCCGCTTGCTTTGGCCGATCAAGCAGAAGTATGGCAAGAAGATCTCGTGGGCCGACTTGATGGTTCTGACCGGCAACTGCGCCTTGGAGTCGATGGGCTTTGAAACGTACGGCTTCGCTGGCGGGCGAGAAGATGTGTGGGAACCGCAGCAAGATATTTACTGGGGCCCTGAAAACGAATGGCTCGGCGGTAAACGCTATGAAGCAGAAAAAGGCGAATTAGAAAACCCGCTGGGTGCCACACAAATGGGTTTGATCTACGTCAATCCCGAAGGGCCCAAGGGAGAACCCAACCCCATGGAAGCCGCCAAAGCCATTCGTGAAACGTTTGGCCGTATGGCGATGAACGATGAAGAGACCGTCGCGCTGATTGCTGGCGGACATACCTTCGGCAAAGCACACGGCGCCGCTCCTCCTGCTGGGCACGTCGGCCCGGAACCGGAAGGTGCCAGTATCGAGATGATGGGGCTCGGCTGGAAGAACAACTTCGGCAAAGGGAACGGCGACGACACGATCACGAGCGGCTTGGAAGGTGCCTGGACGACCACGCCCACCGAATGGTCGCACGGCTACTTCGAGAACTTGTTCGGCTACGACTGGGAATTGACCAAAGGCTCTGGCGGCGCCCATCAGTGGAAGCCGAAAGACAAGTCGGCGGAAGGCACCGTGCCTGATGCCCACGATCCGAACAAATCGCACGCGCCGATGATGTTCACCACCGACATCGCTTTAAAGACCGACCCGGCATACGCTAAGATCTCAAAGCGTTTTCACGATAATCCGGAAGAGTTCAAAAAAGCATTCTCCAAGGCCTGGTACAAGTTGACCCACCGGGACATGGGGCCACACTCTCGTTGCTTGGGTCCGGAAGTTCCAGAACCACAAATCTGGCAAGATCCTGTCCCAGTCGCCGACTATAAAATGATCGACGCCCAGGATGTCGCAAGCTTGAAGCAGGCGATTTTGGACACCGACATCCCGGTTTCCGACTTGGTTTCCACCGCTTGGGCTTCCGCAGCCAGCTTCCGTGCTTCGGACAATCGAGGAGGGGCCAACGGTGCCCGTATTCGTCTTGCTCCGCAGAAGGATTGGAAAGCAAACGATCCAGAAATGACCGCTGCGGTGATTAACAAGCTGGAACAAGTGCAGCAGGAATTCAACCGCACGCATAAGTCAAGCAACAAACAGGTCTCTTTGGCGGACTTGATTGTGTTGGGTGGCTGTGCAGCCGTGGAAAAAGCAGCCCAGGCAGCCGGGCACGACGTGACCGTTCCGTTTTCGCCAGGTCGAACCGATACGACTGCCGAACTGACCGACGCCGCTTCGTTTGCTCCGCTGGAACCGACCGCCGATGGTTTCCGCAACTACCTCGCCCCAGGCCATCGCCGTTCGGCCGAGAAGTTGTTGGTCGACAAGGCGAACCTGTTAAGCTTGACCGCGCCTGAGATGACCGTCTTGGTGGGCGGCCTGCGTGTGCTGAACGCGAACACGGGGGACTCGCCACATGGTGTGTTGACCGATAAGCCAGAAACCTTGAGCAATGATTTCTTCGTGAACATCTTGGACATGGACACCACGTGGTCGAAATCAGCCGACGACGAGAACATCTTCGTCGGGAAAGACCGCAAAACGGGCCAGGCCAAATGGACCGGCACGCGGGTCGACTTGATCTTCGGCTCGAACTCCGAACTTCGCGCCCTCTCGGAAGTGTACGGTAGCGAAGATGCCCAAGAGAAGTTTGTGCACGACTTCGTGGCGGCCTGGAACAAGGTGATGAACCTCGACCGGTTCGACCTCGACCAGTCGGCCCGGATGGGTTCGTCGTTGTAA
- a CDS encoding transposase, with amino-acid sequence MGRPKRADEAGGIYHALNRGNARGAIFDEPDDFDAFERILAEGLLRYPCHILAYQLMPNHWHLVLRPTADGCMSDFLRWVTLTHTMRRHAHCQTAGEGHIYQGRFKSFPVQDDGHFLAVCRYVERNALQAGLVAAAEDWKWGSLASWLAGPRRSPKLLTSWPIKRPGRWKDRVNQAMTEKEIDAIRHAIQRGSPFGDPDWTQSTARRLNLDSTLRPRGRPKKVSR; translated from the coding sequence ATGGGAAGACCAAAGCGAGCAGACGAGGCGGGCGGTATTTATCATGCTTTGAATCGGGGCAACGCTCGGGGGGCGATCTTCGATGAGCCTGATGATTTCGACGCGTTTGAACGCATTTTAGCCGAGGGGCTTTTGCGGTACCCGTGCCATATTTTGGCGTATCAGTTGATGCCCAATCATTGGCACTTGGTGCTCCGCCCGACGGCGGATGGGTGCATGAGCGATTTTTTGCGGTGGGTCACCCTGACACACACCATGCGGCGGCACGCCCATTGCCAAACAGCCGGCGAGGGGCACATCTATCAAGGCCGGTTCAAGAGTTTTCCCGTGCAGGACGACGGTCACTTCCTGGCCGTTTGCCGGTATGTCGAACGCAATGCCCTACAGGCAGGCCTCGTTGCCGCGGCCGAAGATTGGAAGTGGGGGTCGCTCGCCAGTTGGTTGGCCGGGCCTCGACGGTCGCCAAAACTTCTCACATCATGGCCCATCAAACGGCCTGGCCGCTGGAAAGACCGTGTCAACCAGGCGATGACCGAGAAAGAGATCGATGCCATCCGCCACGCCATCCAACGAGGCTCCCCCTTCGGCGACCCAGACTGGACCCAATCCACAGCCCGCCGCCTGAACCTGGATTCAACCCTCCGACCACGCGGCAGACCGAAGAAGGTAAGCCGATAA